A genomic segment from Actinoplanes sichuanensis encodes:
- the ssd gene encoding septum site-determining protein Ssd yields the protein MTADPDLLDELLRLAAAGGVEAEVSADPAGARARWSAAPLVLVGTDQAVPCLRARLPRRRRLILVGSGDVADPAFNVADLIGAANVAVLPAAEPWIVDQLTAEDRPTPSTDGRTLAVIGGRGGAGASILAAGLATTAVRSGYRTLLIDADPLGGGLDLVLGWEQVGGLRWPALAGADGRVDPPTLLGALPHRGDLVLLSFDRDELPGVPIEAMAATLDAARRGRDVIVADLPRQLDDAAILALQAAERTLLVVPAELRATASAARTAATVAAHCENIAVVVRGPAPGRLKAREIARALGLPLAGTLRPETAVCQGIERGTAPTADGKGALADLCRRLVDDLMGTDRKAAVA from the coding sequence GTGACCGCCGACCCGGACCTGCTCGACGAGCTGCTACGCCTGGCCGCGGCGGGCGGCGTCGAGGCCGAGGTGTCCGCCGATCCGGCCGGCGCCCGCGCCCGCTGGTCCGCCGCGCCACTCGTCCTGGTCGGCACCGACCAGGCCGTTCCCTGCCTGCGCGCCCGCCTGCCGCGCCGGAGACGGCTGATCCTGGTCGGCTCCGGTGACGTCGCCGATCCCGCCTTCAACGTCGCCGATTTGATCGGTGCCGCGAACGTCGCGGTCCTGCCCGCCGCCGAACCGTGGATCGTCGACCAGCTCACCGCCGAGGACCGGCCCACCCCCTCGACCGACGGGCGCACCCTCGCGGTGATCGGCGGACGCGGCGGCGCCGGCGCCAGCATCCTCGCCGCGGGACTCGCCACCACCGCGGTGCGATCCGGGTATCGCACGCTGCTCATCGACGCCGACCCGCTCGGCGGTGGCCTCGACCTGGTCCTCGGCTGGGAACAGGTCGGCGGCCTACGCTGGCCCGCCCTCGCCGGTGCGGACGGCCGGGTCGACCCGCCCACCCTGCTCGGTGCGCTACCGCACCGCGGCGACCTGGTGCTGCTCTCCTTCGACCGCGACGAGTTGCCCGGCGTGCCGATCGAGGCGATGGCGGCGACCCTGGACGCGGCCCGCCGCGGACGGGACGTGATCGTCGCCGACCTGCCCCGGCAACTCGACGACGCGGCGATCCTCGCGCTCCAGGCCGCCGAACGGACCCTGCTCGTCGTCCCGGCCGAACTGCGCGCCACCGCCTCGGCCGCCCGCACCGCGGCGACCGTCGCGGCCCACTGCGAGAACATCGCCGTCGTCGTGCGCGGCCCGGCACCCGGGCGGCTCAAGGCCCGCGAGATCGCCCGTGCGCTGGGTCTTCCGCTGGCCGGGACGCTCCGGCCGGAGACCGCCGTCTGCCAGGGCATCGAACGCGGAACGGCACCCACCGCCGACGGCAAGGGCGCGCTCGCCGACCTCTGCCGACGGCTCGTCGACGACCTCATGGGTACCGACCGGAAAGCGGCCGTGGCATGA
- a CDS encoding lamin tail domain-containing protein — protein sequence MPTPSTPALRKRWRWIAVTGTAFAVTAAGITVASAATTSVPNVRFTKIYYNSPGTDSRSNTSLNAEYAQITNRGKTTVTLTGWTIRDKTGHTYRLSGTLPAGHSRIIHTGRGVDGRPNGHRYWQSGNYIWNNTGDTATLRTNKNTVVHTCTWGRTGSHTLCGGPAPAPTRTSASPAKSTSPSPARSSTSPTPVRSSNSPIPDPTPTPPSMPPIPTAE from the coding sequence ATGCCCACACCGTCCACACCCGCCTTGCGTAAACGGTGGCGGTGGATCGCCGTCACCGGCACCGCCTTCGCCGTCACAGCCGCTGGCATCACGGTCGCGTCGGCGGCGACGACCAGCGTTCCGAACGTGCGGTTCACGAAGATCTACTACAACTCGCCCGGTACCGACTCCCGCTCCAACACAAGCCTGAACGCCGAATACGCACAGATCACCAACCGTGGCAAGACCACCGTCACGCTCACCGGCTGGACCATCCGCGACAAGACCGGCCACACCTACCGACTGTCCGGCACCCTGCCTGCCGGCCACTCCCGGATCATCCACACCGGCCGAGGCGTCGACGGGCGACCCAATGGGCACCGCTACTGGCAGTCCGGGAACTACATTTGGAACAACACCGGCGACACCGCCACCCTGCGCACCAACAAGAACACGGTGGTGCACACCTGCACGTGGGGCCGCACCGGCTCTCACACGCTGTGCGGTGGCCCGGCCCCAGCACCTACCAGAACGTCTGCGTCCCCGGCCAAGAGCACATCTCCGTCCCCGGCCCGGTCGTCGACGTCACCGACACCTGTCAGGTCGTCAAACTCACCGATTCCGGATCCGACGCCGACACCACCTTCCATGCCGCCGATCCCGACCGCGGAGTAG
- a CDS encoding STAS domain-containing protein: MENSIRTTLADDGTVTVTVSGEIDFSNCDEIARGIRDAVTDWSPPAIEVDLRDATFIDSTGLGALIEGYRAAVASGIDFRVVNPSDTFRRVLTVTGLSDFFGLIEAADAQSQATGS; the protein is encoded by the coding sequence ATGGAGAACTCGATCCGCACGACGCTCGCCGACGACGGCACGGTCACCGTCACCGTGTCGGGTGAGATCGACTTCTCGAACTGTGACGAGATCGCGCGCGGTATCCGGGACGCCGTCACGGACTGGTCGCCGCCGGCGATCGAGGTGGATCTGCGGGACGCCACGTTCATCGACTCGACCGGGCTGGGCGCGCTGATCGAGGGTTACCGGGCCGCGGTCGCCTCAGGCATCGACTTCCGGGTCGTCAATCCGAGCGACACGTTCCGCCGGGTGCTGACGGTGACCGGCCTCTCCGACTTCTTCGGTCTGATCGAGGCGGCTGACGCGCAGTCACAGGCGACCGGCTCCTGA